The following proteins are encoded in a genomic region of Alistipes shahii WAL 8301:
- a CDS encoding glycosyl hydrolase family 28 protein, with the protein MLLKITQGVFWILAVCLMPGTAYGEGRDVLPGNAAYKVEVFRGGTWEEIFVYNARVSDYAGNPEAGYTQYTMGFALFTDSFRQPLKVRVTRRAGTFSKVEIRPLSYGIVPDVQTPNSVEFELGDPAQKVSVEFDGNRMENLFILPDLPDTAIPMGANVTYFGPGVHNAGVIRIANESGRILYLDEGAVVLGRIEAENAANLTIRGRGVFCSSQEDHGAGRRPQMEFRNCDNLKIEGILLRDTPNWTLKIVGSTGVHIDNIKEIGWIMNSDGMDFICCRDVLVENTFQRNYDDNVTIKAFNATPEYIASHTNTDGSYSDGAIWMVAGLRDFEVCNYEIRNCVFWADKAHNMLVGPEARGIAFRNIRFHDNIVLENRQDDGIYPGAMAVMIADDGTFEDIAFENIIVEDIDGGKVFCAHFTNAWAFDGLYGQWARNITLRNIAYTGTRATPSWIRGRNDAQSIDGVTIGNFTVNGAPVTDGSGPHLEINGYVRNVTFE; encoded by the coding sequence ATGTTGTTGAAGATTACACAGGGCGTATTCTGGATACTTGCTGTTTGCCTGATGCCCGGAACAGCCTATGGGGAGGGCCGGGACGTCTTGCCCGGAAACGCCGCCTATAAGGTCGAGGTTTTTCGGGGCGGAACCTGGGAGGAGATCTTCGTTTATAATGCTCGGGTTTCCGATTATGCCGGCAATCCCGAGGCGGGATATACCCAGTATACAATGGGGTTCGCCTTGTTTACGGACTCGTTTCGGCAGCCGTTGAAGGTCCGCGTGACCCGCCGTGCGGGGACGTTTTCGAAAGTGGAGATTCGTCCGCTCTCTTACGGCATCGTGCCCGACGTGCAGACCCCGAACAGCGTCGAGTTCGAACTGGGCGATCCCGCGCAAAAGGTTTCGGTGGAGTTCGACGGCAATCGGATGGAGAACCTCTTCATCCTGCCCGACCTGCCCGACACGGCGATCCCGATGGGTGCCAATGTAACTTATTTCGGTCCCGGGGTGCACAATGCGGGTGTGATCCGTATTGCGAATGAAAGCGGCCGTATTCTCTATCTCGATGAAGGGGCGGTCGTGCTGGGACGGATCGAGGCTGAAAATGCCGCCAACCTTACAATTCGAGGACGAGGTGTTTTCTGTTCGTCGCAGGAGGATCACGGCGCCGGCCGGCGGCCGCAGATGGAGTTCCGCAATTGCGACAATCTGAAGATCGAGGGCATCCTGCTGCGCGACACGCCGAACTGGACGCTCAAGATCGTCGGGAGCACGGGCGTGCATATCGACAATATCAAGGAGATCGGCTGGATCATGAACTCCGACGGCATGGATTTCATCTGCTGCCGCGATGTGCTGGTCGAAAACACCTTCCAGCGTAACTACGACGATAACGTGACCATCAAGGCTTTCAATGCCACGCCCGAATACATCGCTTCCCATACGAATACCGACGGCTCCTATTCCGACGGGGCGATCTGGATGGTTGCCGGGCTTCGCGATTTCGAGGTCTGCAACTACGAGATCCGCAACTGCGTTTTCTGGGCCGACAAGGCGCACAATATGCTCGTAGGCCCCGAGGCGCGGGGCATTGCATTCCGGAATATCCGGTTCCACGACAACATTGTGCTGGAAAACCGTCAGGACGACGGGATTTATCCCGGGGCAATGGCGGTGATGATCGCCGACGACGGCACGTTCGAGGACATTGCGTTCGAAAACATCATTGTCGAGGACATCGACGGCGGAAAGGTTTTCTGCGCGCACTTCACCAACGCCTGGGCGTTCGACGGACTTTATGGACAATGGGCCCGGAACATCACCCTGCGCAACATCGCCTATACCGGTACGCGGGCGACTCCGAGCTGGATCAGAGGACGCAACGACGCGCAGTCGATCGACGGAGTGACGATCGGGAACTTCACGGTCAACGGCGCGCCGGTAACCGACGGATCGGGGCCTCATCTGGAGATAAACGGATACGTCCGGAACGTGACGTTCGAATAA
- a CDS encoding discoidin domain-containing protein: MKSIYKILLLFTCSCGVSCGGDDEPVMTALAVQGIRAEAFPGAIRLTWNPIESRDFLYAEVSYYDFGTQTTISKQCSRYTGTLYIDGLLNRYGKYRFTFTAYDVNGTPGQPVYIERQCEKAESYYVVVAENPIPLAADQLATNAQEPSEGPLELLVDGNPDTFFQSFWDEWTYPELKPTGYHHLTFDLRKEVSAFKFQYWNRKKANGSLPKAVNIYGSPDGETWVLLAQLDNLPGDLGSSYTSELFLPEEPISHVKYEVVKGTDVYQPYFSLAEIEFYEVVRELVDPEAE, translated from the coding sequence ATGAAAAGCATATATAAAATACTGTTGCTCTTTACCTGTTCGTGCGGCGTTTCGTGCGGCGGGGACGATGAGCCTGTCATGACGGCGCTCGCCGTACAGGGAATCCGTGCCGAGGCATTTCCGGGAGCGATCCGACTGACATGGAACCCGATCGAAAGCCGCGACTTCCTCTATGCCGAGGTTTCGTATTACGATTTCGGCACGCAGACGACAATTTCGAAGCAGTGCAGCCGCTATACCGGCACCCTCTACATTGACGGACTGCTAAACCGATATGGGAAGTACCGTTTCACATTTACGGCTTACGATGTAAACGGAACGCCCGGGCAACCCGTCTATATCGAACGGCAGTGTGAAAAGGCCGAGTCCTATTATGTGGTTGTTGCGGAGAATCCGATCCCGCTCGCAGCAGACCAGTTGGCTACCAATGCCCAGGAGCCGAGCGAAGGCCCCTTGGAATTGCTTGTGGATGGAAATCCGGATACTTTTTTCCAGAGTTTCTGGGATGAGTGGACCTATCCCGAATTGAAGCCTACGGGTTATCATCACCTGACTTTCGATCTTCGCAAGGAAGTTTCAGCGTTTAAATTCCAATATTGGAACCGTAAGAAAGCGAACGGTTCGCTGCCCAAGGCCGTGAATATTTACGGCAGCCCGGATGGCGAAACGTGGGTGTTGCTGGCCCAATTGGATAACCTGCCCGGTGATCTGGGTTCCTCCTACACTTCGGAGTTGTTTCTGCCGGAAGAACCTATTTCCCATGTAAAATACGAGGTGGTGAAAGGAACCGATGTCTACCAGCCCTATTTTTCACTCGCAGAGATCGAATTTTACGAGGTCGTGCGGGAATTGGTCGATCCCGAAGCCGAATGA
- a CDS encoding glycoside hydrolase family 5 protein: MKKLLKYILLLIYVALMPACGEDSGLDGVFANKPFALVTAADGGRTSISAVIDDGKRTIRLTFDKKRDVDAVELTFQLNPGYAMVSPKEPETTMDLTQPRTVTVSSGAGEVSYEISARNETPVLSASFLFRGKPIEGVIDHETRTVSFPITTIYASEYPEELLGAVPLDITLSDGYRPTSEKVSYDLSTGESFSVYKGRNTYTYRLVADIAPIPVADHLSDFRFRRGVNLAYWMTEADRDWLGYVMPAQFPLWKELGFDHFRVPVDELCIFDREGQFNEKAVGKLHELFTWCEQNGMYAILDMHTLAPREGSDSYREEELYDPAYPEFRTHFVNVWRKLAAEFKAHNPKCVAFELLNEPHDGTPDATGWNKLQNEVLTAVREQDPERIVFVPAMGWQDYNYIKYARVAEEDPNAVVSFHYYLPMLLSHYKMLAWVGYQGAVQYPGVVIPTQSDADKYPQYASFHKTTYNADRIMGEMSNAASDGRNAGLAVHCGEFGCSKNVAEAMRLAWFTDMVAAMEANNIPWTLWECLDGGFGFVDMEYGIYRINCPLLKVLTGKELTDAEAKVLLQKYGFKTE, from the coding sequence ATGAAAAAACTCTTGAAATACATATTGCTGCTAATTTATGTCGCATTGATGCCTGCTTGTGGGGAAGATTCCGGTCTGGACGGCGTATTTGCGAATAAGCCTTTTGCCCTGGTGACCGCTGCCGACGGCGGGCGGACTTCCATTTCGGCGGTCATCGACGACGGCAAGCGGACGATCCGTCTGACTTTCGACAAAAAGCGGGATGTGGATGCCGTGGAGTTGACGTTCCAGTTGAATCCCGGGTATGCGATGGTTTCTCCGAAGGAACCGGAGACGACGATGGACCTGACGCAACCCCGAACCGTGACGGTCAGCTCGGGAGCCGGGGAGGTCTCCTACGAAATCTCAGCCCGGAACGAAACTCCGGTCTTGTCGGCCTCTTTCCTGTTTCGCGGGAAACCGATCGAGGGAGTGATTGACCATGAGACGAGGACGGTTTCGTTCCCGATCACGACGATCTATGCTTCGGAATATCCGGAGGAGCTGTTGGGTGCCGTACCGCTGGATATCACGCTTTCCGACGGCTATCGGCCGACAAGCGAAAAGGTTTCGTACGACCTTTCGACCGGGGAGAGTTTTTCCGTTTACAAAGGCCGCAATACGTACACTTATAGACTGGTTGCCGACATTGCTCCGATACCGGTGGCAGATCATCTCTCTGACTTCCGGTTTCGGCGCGGCGTGAACCTCGCTTATTGGATGACGGAAGCCGATCGTGACTGGTTGGGCTATGTCATGCCCGCTCAATTCCCGTTGTGGAAAGAGTTGGGATTCGACCATTTCCGGGTTCCCGTCGACGAGCTGTGCATCTTTGACCGGGAGGGGCAGTTTAACGAAAAGGCCGTCGGGAAATTACACGAACTTTTTACATGGTGCGAGCAAAACGGCATGTATGCGATTCTCGACATGCACACACTGGCTCCCCGTGAAGGCTCGGACAGTTACCGGGAGGAGGAGTTGTACGACCCTGCCTATCCCGAATTTCGCACCCATTTCGTAAATGTTTGGCGAAAACTTGCTGCAGAATTCAAGGCTCACAATCCGAAGTGCGTGGCCTTTGAACTGCTGAACGAACCGCATGACGGGACACCCGACGCAACTGGTTGGAATAAGCTCCAGAATGAGGTTCTGACGGCAGTCCGAGAGCAGGACCCCGAACGGATCGTATTCGTCCCGGCAATGGGCTGGCAGGACTACAACTACATCAAGTATGCACGGGTGGCCGAGGAAGATCCCAATGCGGTTGTGTCGTTCCATTATTATCTCCCGATGCTGCTGTCGCATTATAAGATGCTGGCGTGGGTCGGCTATCAGGGAGCCGTGCAATATCCGGGGGTGGTCATTCCCACTCAGTCGGATGCTGACAAATACCCGCAGTATGCCTCTTTTCACAAAACGACCTACAATGCCGACCGGATTATGGGTGAAATGTCCAATGCGGCGTCCGACGGTCGGAATGCCGGACTTGCGGTACATTGCGGCGAATTCGGATGCAGTAAAAACGTCGCGGAAGCGATGCGTTTGGCGTGGTTCACGGATATGGTGGCTGCCATGGAGGCAAATAATATTCCATGGACGCTTTGGGAGTGCCTCGACGGCGGATTCGGATTTGTCGATATGGAATATGGCATTTACCGGATCAACTGTCCTCTGCTGAAAGTGTTGACCGGCAAGGAATTGACAGATGCAGAGGCGAAAGTTCTGCTGCAAAAGTATGGATTTAAAACTGAATAG